From the genome of Candidatus Saccharimonadales bacterium:
CTACCCATAATAAACGCGCCCGCATCCATAAGTCCGTCTAGCGCGGCTTTATGTTGACTGCCTTCCTTAAACATCCACTCATGAAGTAGGTTATCGGGAATATTACCAAAAGGCTTTTCAAAACTCTGATCGAGGCCCGCAACAAATCCGTCTAAGGACATTGTCATCCCACAAGTCACTTTACTCATCTTAACCTCCTGTTTGATAGCTATATAGATACATTATACCAGCTGCACAGAGGGAAGTTCGGATCGAAGCGCCGAGGGAGGTTTAAGTTATTTTCTGTATAGCTCTGGTGAATTCTATCACCATCCTCGTTGAAGGTTTTATTTCGTCATCGCTAAAGGTAAATTAACGAACTTCCTCTCCAGCCATGAAAAAATCCTGAGATCACATAGATCTCAGGATTTTTTCTAGTTTATGCCATAATATGAATATGACAACACTAAAAACTATTAAAGCTCTTGATGGATTTGATCTTACCTGGCTTTAGAGATTATTATTTTTCACCGTATTGTACTTTTGTTGCTGACATTGATGACAATAACCTAAAAGCTCAAGCTGGTGGGAGGTCATAACAAAGCCGCTTGTTTGACCAAGCTTTTCAATAAGTTTCTCAATCCCTTCCTCTTCTTTAATAGCGACCACGCGGCCACAGCCGATGCAGCTTATATGGTGGTGGTGCTCTAGAAAGATATCACTTAGCTCTAGCTTGTATTTCCAGCCAATATTAATCCGTCTTGCAATTCCGAGCTTCTCGTAAAGCTCAATGACCCGATAGACGCTAACTCGATCAATCTCTTTGGCAGACGCTGCCACCAAACCAGCGATAGTCATAGGCTCACTATCATGGAGTAGCTTAAAAATAAGCAGCCGAGCAGCGGTGATCTTATAGTGATTATCTTCTAATATCTTCCGCAGAAGTTTTTCTTCTTTCATGTAGCATTAGTGTAACACTAATTGCAACAAAATTGCAGAATCATCGCAACTGCCTATACTACATACAAGAAGGAAAAAATGAATTATGAAAATAGCTTTTGTAGGAAAAGGCGGTAGTGGCAAAACGACTATCAGCGCGCTCTTCTCACTTTATATGGATAGCAAAAATAAAAATGTTGGGCTATTTGATGTTGATGTAAATAGCCACACAGCGGAGGTGCTCGGTATAGCATCGGATAGTCACAAGAATCTTTCCGAGGATGATCCTTCGGCCGATATTCGTCGTTATCTTGCCGGCACAAACCCTCGTGTTAGCCCTGACGATTTTTTGAACTCTACGCCTCCTGGCAATGGCTCGGGTGTTTTTACACTTGGCAAAGATAATTATGTTACCAAAACATATGGACAGAAATTTGGACTCCTATCTCATCTCTTTACGATTGGGTCGTACAAAGATACTTCAATTGGAATTGATTGTCATCACAGCACACAGTATATCGCAGAGAATCTGTTGTCACACGCGGAACAATCCCATGATGATGTAATTGTTATTGATTCAGTCGCTGGCAATGATACGTTTGGTAATACGTTATACATGCAGGACTTACTGGTATTCATCGTAAAACCCGAACGCGAAGGTTTAAATGTTTTCCGTCGATTTTACGACTTGGCAGAAAAGGCTGGCGTGGCAGACCGCGTATATGTTATTGGCAATCAAGTTGGCTCAGACGTACAACGTGCATTTTTGGAAAAAGAAATTCCGTCAGATAAGTTGTTGGGTATTTTAACAACAAACGACCAGATTATTGATCGTCGCTTGGCCGATCTACCACTTGATGTTGACTGTATGCAGATGAATGAGCGAGAAGTATTTGATAAAGTCCATGAAATAGCTGGTCTGCACGTGCAAACTGCCGAACATTATTATAATGAAATCGTGGCTTTGCACCGTAAACTATCGACTGAGGGCTGGGTAATTGGATCGTACCATGATCATATGGAAAGTCAGATCGATCCTGAGTTTAGTGCGGTATAGTTATGGATACGTCTACAAGCCCCGTGATAATGCGGCCTGTTTTTGGTCCGTCAATAAAGCATATTCTTGCTTCGCCCTCTCCTTTATTTGAAGCGATTGAGCGACATGGTGGTCCGCTAGCTATTGCCCTACCTGATGAGGCTCAGACTGCTGCTGAAAAGTTCAAAGCACTGTTTGAAGAATTACGTATGCAGTCAAAAGTATTTGTCGCTCATAAGGCGACAAATAGCGTCGATACGCTAGCTGCTCTTCGTTCGCAGGTTTTTATAGATGTGGCTTCTCGGGCCGAGCTAGCGCATGCGTTTTCTATAGGGTATACGCATGACGAGATCATTGCGACCGGGCCAAAATCACAGCATTTTTTGGCTGAGCTTATAGCCCATGACATACCGGTATGTGTCGACAGTCATGAAGAACTTTTGCGACTGCGCTTACTCCTTGCTAATGGCTTAAAAGATGTGAAAGTACTTCTACGGTTAACACGAAGTGTATTGAACATGCCGTCGATCACAAAGCGAAGTCGCTTTGGGCTTGATACTGCGGCATATGAAAAAGCGCTTGCTGCGATTAGTGAAGATAAGAGATTCGTGTTGCTTGGCATATCTTTCCATCTTGATAGTCAATCGGCGGATGAGCGCTACTATGCGATTATGCAAGCGGCCAAGGAACTCATTGCTTTGCAAGATAAAGGTTATAGTGCCTCGGTGCTAGACATCGGCGGCGGGTATGGTGCATTTTATGGCATAAACCGCTCGCAGGTAGACCGGTTTGAGGCCGGGTTAAAGCAGGCAATTTTAGACGCTGGCGATACGCATACATGGCAGCACTTTACCTATGGATTATCTCGGGTTGGAAATGCTATAAGTGGCGCGCTACACGGTATTGACGCACCTGCCGGTGCTATTGGCGTCGATCGTTTACGCGAGGTATTGGTGCGCGAAAGCGCTGAGGGAGGAACCCTTGCGAATTTTCTGAATGAAAACCTTATTGAAATTTGGATTGAGCCGGGTGCCGCAATTTTAAGTGAAGCAGGCGCTGTTGTGACGGAGATCATGGAAGTGAAGCAACTTGATGGAGAGATTCTTGTAGTTGTTGATGCGCACCGTAATCAGGTTTGCTTTGAGAATAACGAAGCGCTGCTTGACCCAATACTCATTAAAAAACATCCAGAATCTTCACAGGCGTCAGATGTATTTATTGCCGGTAATTTATGTGCAGAAAATGACATGATGACGTACCGTAAAATTCGCTTTGACGATGTCCCTCGGGCAGGAGATCTGCTGCTTTGGACGCACACCGGCGCTTACCGGGCACATTTTAGTGCATCGCAGGCAATCGGACATGCACTTGCAAAACAATTAACCTACGAGGAAAACGCAAATGCGTATACCCTTTCAGAAAGGACATCATGATTTATAACTCTATAGAACAAGTTATCGGTAATACTCCCCTTCTAAAACTTGACGGCAAAAGATACGGACTGAAGAATACTGATCTATATGTAAAATTAGAATATCTTAACCCCTTTGGTTCTATTAAGGATAGGACTGCACTAGGATTACTAAAAGATACTAAATGGAAAGAGCTGGAACGACAAAACCAGCATATTATTGAGAGTTCAAGTGGTAATACGGCAAAATCGCTTCAAGTCCTTGCCAGCCGCCACGGCGTGCCTGTTATTTGTGTGACGAATCGTATTAAAGTTCCAGAAGTCGAGCAACAGCTTCGTTACCTTGGTACAGAGATTATGTCATTGCCGGGTCGATCGGAGTGTCCTGATCCTAATGACGAGAACAATACGGTGGCTGTTATTGAGAGTATGCAACATCAGCAGCCTAATCACTATTATCATACTGCACAGTACACCAACCTCGCCAACCCTTTAATGCACGAGACGACCACGGCAAAAGAATTATACGAGGATCTGCCGACAATTGATTACATGATTAGTGGTATCGGTACGGGTGGATCAAGCAGTGGCTTGATAGCCTATGCCTCGCATCATCATCTAGATACGAATCATATTGGTGTTGTAGCCGATCCGAGCGATTTCTTGCCAGGAATCCGTACGAAGAACGAACTGTTCGAAACGGGATTATTCGAGGCTGATGCTTTTTTGGATATCATCGAAGTCACTTCGGCAGACGCGCTAAAAGCATTGCAAATACTGGTTAAAAACGAAGGTGTTTTAGCAGGTCCCACAACGGGGGGTAATTTTGCAGCGGCAACTCGATATCTTTTGGAACATGACACGTTTCGCGAGGATGGATCACGTCAAACGGCGGTGTTTATTGCCTGCGATCGGCTCGAGACGTATATGTCGTATATTGCCAAGCGCCAACCTGAACTATTTGACAGTACCCGTTTAACCGATATATTTACAGCGGCTGTTTCTGACGAGGAGGCAAAAGAGTTGTCGCGGGCCGCAAGTCATGAAACGCAGCAATGGATCGTAGACGAAAACGTTCTTGTGGTTGATACGCGCGGCGTAAAACCTTTTGTCAATTTCCATATCGAAGGATCATTAAACTACCCAGAAGACCTGCTCAAGGAAGTGCTCGAAAACGGCACCCCGTTTGCTGATCGTCCGGTATTGCTTGTTTGCCCTACTGGTGATCGCAGCAAGCTTTTGGCGAGTGTTCTGAGTAAGCGCGGTGTCAAAGCCTATAGTCTTGGGGGAGGCTTGTTAGCATGGAGAAGCGCTGGGCTGCCGCTAGTACGAAAGGCTCTCTAATGGATCGTCAAAGCTATCCAAGCTTGCGTAATCATCCCTCGGTCATTCATTTTGATGCGTCGGCTGCCTTTCCCCTGCATGATAAGGTTATTGCAGCTGTAAATGGAGTGATGATGGGGTATGTTGGTGCTGCGGGCAAAGCGAGTTACGATTGGTCGCTTAGGGCATCAGCTGAGGTTGAAAAAGTACGCACGCGCGTCGCGGATTTTATTAGTGCCAACCCCAAGGCGATCCATTTTGTATATAGTGCTTCGGATGCGGCGCGCCAACTGACTGATAATCTTCGTGCCGAAGAGTATGACACAATTATTTACTCACCTGAGGACCATACGAGCGTCACGGATCTTTTGGGGCAGCACGCGCTTAAGCCAATTCATCTCTCCTATAATCAAAATGGTGCTTACGACCTGAACACTATAGATAGCACAGCCGATTATAGTAAAGCCGTGATATTTGCCAGTAATATTCACCATTTATACGGGGCGGACAATGATATGCGAGCATTACGTCAAGCTTTTCCTGGGGCAACTTTAGTTATTGATGCGTCACAGTCAATAGGGCGCACAACGGTTAATGTAGGGCTGTTGGGGTGCGACGCATTGTATTTTTCGTCGCAAAAACTTGGCGGTATTACTGGGGCTGGTGTTCTTTTTATTTCTCCTTCATCCAAGTTGGCGAGCATAGATCTCATTGAGCCGAGTACATTGCCTCTGCCTGCTATCACGTCTCTTGGTGCGGCGATTGATATTATTAATGCCGTAAGTCTCCATCATATTGACACAAAACTAACCCGGCTAACGAGCCATTTCATCCAGATAGCAGCAGAACAGGTTGATGCACTTACTTTTACTAAAGGTTCTGCAAATAGCGAGTATAACTGCAGTGGGAACGGTATTGTATCTTTTAAGGTTGGGGGGTACAGTTCGCAGGATATTGCTATGATCCTAGGAAGTAATAATATCAATGTGCGTGCGGCCGATCATTGCGTCAATGATGCGTTCGTCGACAGAGACGTGGTACGAGTAAGTATGCATGCGTACACAGTGCCCGACGAGCTTGAAAAGCTAGTCAACGTCTTGGCAGAACTATAGATGTTCGTAGAATAGGGTAGATATACAACTTCGACTACTGGATACAACCTTGCGTGGTGCGGTGAGGCTATAGCCTTTGCTTTTTTGCAATAACAGTAGTACGTACCTGACTCTCAAAACCCTCCCCTGACATAAAAAGACGCGATATACTTTCCTTGTTAACCTTCTAAAACTAACAAAGGAGAAGATTAGTACGTCTCTAAGGCTTTTTCTAACACTCTCGGATCAGCCAACTTTTGGTATCTGCTATAATTTTGATCACCCAGATGCGGATCAATCGTCCCTTCGTCCACATTGGCGATGCGGTCCGCGCCCCAAAGAACCGTACCTAATGTGTATAGCAAGAGACGCGGAGGAATCCGATCAGGCATTGTAGTATCACCGGTCTTTTCCGTATAAGTTTCTAGAAAAGCTTGTTTCTCCGTATCCGTCAGTGCTCGCGGTGATGCCCATAGGTTTAGTGCATCGCAAAAGAAGACTGCGATATCCTGGCTTGGGTCATCAATACGACTCTGCTCCCAATCGACGAAGTATACGCTTTCACCGTTATCTATAATGTTTGCAGGATTAAGATCAGCGTGGATAACGCTACTGGGAGCATACAGGCCCTCAAGTTTAGGTATATCCTTGACCATCTTAGCCATGATAGACCGGCATAGCCGTAAAAGATCCATGTCAGGACTTTGTCGCTGTTCATACTGCTCCAGAGCAGCCATACCACTTGCATACTGTCCTCTTAGCGGGTTCTCTCGCCGCTGCAGTGGAGCGTTTTCTATCGGGATCATATGTAATTTTGACATGGCATCAGCGGCCCTTTGTACGGCTGGGATTGAGAACCGTATATGACCGCCGGAGATATATTCTTCGATGAGGAGACCATACGGAAAATGCTCCCTGGTATTATCGAGGAAAAGCGGCTTTGGAGCTATATCATGAGGCGCAACGAATTCTAGTGCCCTATACTCATCTACTATGTGGTCTGCGGAACCGCTTTGCGATTCGATATTCAATCGAACGACCACGTCGCACTCATCCTGTCGGACACGATAATTGTAATTGTAATCCCCACCTTCAAGCTTCTCGATGTCGGCTCCAGTAAAATCGGAGACGCCTAAAGCCTCCCGGGCATTTGTCTGCAAATAAGGCAGCACCCGTTGGTCGATATTCATTTCGTTTGTCATATCATTACCCGTATCGCACGGCTGCTTAAACAGCTTGTGTAGACTCTGCTTTCAATACCCATATTAAGCCGCCTCAGGTATCCCAAGCTCATTCATAAGCTTTTCACTGTGCGTTGGCCACCACCATGCGGTGTTCGCATATTTTGGGCAGGCATCACAAGACGACGGAATCGTTCCAGAGCATGCCCACCGTCCATACATTTGCCCTCGCTCCGCGTCATAACGTGACCAACACGCCATCTCGTTGTATCTCTCACCCCCGAAGCCTCCATACGTGTAGCCTTCAGAATCGGAGGGCTGGGTCGTGGCCTTCATCTTTTTAAAAAGTTTAGCAGCCGCCGTGTTTGTAGTTACAGCCGCTGTCGGCACATAGATATCCGACATGGTTGCCGCATCCAAGGCTGCCTGCATTAACTTCTGCGCTATGTGCTCTCCCCGGCGTGCCTGGTCGACGACAAGTACGCGCGGTTCAAAGAAAATCGGACTATCGAGGTGTCCTCTTCTGCTAGGCACAAGATCTCGCTCGTCTAAGTGTACTAGCGTCAGTGCGAGGCTTCCGACTAGCTTATTCCCGCCATCTTTTTCGCGCGCAATAAATAAATTTCTTGTTCGTTGCCGCCACCATTCTTGGGGCATAGAGTCTAGGTGTTCGTTGGTTTTAAACTGTTCTAACCACCAATTTTCAACGTCTGGCGGCATCCAGGTCGTTACTGTTTCATACCATTCATCAATCGCTGGCACTCGTACGATAC
Proteins encoded in this window:
- a CDS encoding transcriptional repressor, whose protein sequence is MKEEKLLRKILEDNHYKITAARLLIFKLLHDSEPMTIAGLVAASAKEIDRVSVYRVIELYEKLGIARRINIGWKYKLELSDIFLEHHHHISCIGCGRVVAIKEEEGIEKLIEKLGQTSGFVMTSHQLELLGYCHQCQQQKYNTVKNNNL
- a CDS encoding alanine racemase, translated to MDTSTSPVIMRPVFGPSIKHILASPSPLFEAIERHGGPLAIALPDEAQTAAEKFKALFEELRMQSKVFVAHKATNSVDTLAALRSQVFIDVASRAELAHAFSIGYTHDEIIATGPKSQHFLAELIAHDIPVCVDSHEELLRLRLLLANGLKDVKVLLRLTRSVLNMPSITKRSRFGLDTAAYEKALAAISEDKRFVLLGISFHLDSQSADERYYAIMQAAKELIALQDKGYSASVLDIGGGYGAFYGINRSQVDRFEAGLKQAILDAGDTHTWQHFTYGLSRVGNAISGALHGIDAPAGAIGVDRLREVLVRESAEGGTLANFLNENLIEIWIEPGAAILSEAGAVVTEIMEVKQLDGEILVVVDAHRNQVCFENNEALLDPILIKKHPESSQASDVFIAGNLCAENDMMTYRKIRFDDVPRAGDLLLWTHTGAYRAHFSASQAIGHALAKQLTYEENANAYTLSERTS
- a CDS encoding pyridoxal-phosphate dependent enzyme, whose product is MIYNSIEQVIGNTPLLKLDGKRYGLKNTDLYVKLEYLNPFGSIKDRTALGLLKDTKWKELERQNQHIIESSSGNTAKSLQVLASRHGVPVICVTNRIKVPEVEQQLRYLGTEIMSLPGRSECPDPNDENNTVAVIESMQHQQPNHYYHTAQYTNLANPLMHETTTAKELYEDLPTIDYMISGIGTGGSSSGLIAYASHHHLDTNHIGVVADPSDFLPGIRTKNELFETGLFEADAFLDIIEVTSADALKALQILVKNEGVLAGPTTGGNFAAATRYLLEHDTFREDGSRQTAVFIACDRLETYMSYIAKRQPELFDSTRLTDIFTAAVSDEEAKELSRAASHETQQWIVDENVLVVDTRGVKPFVNFHIEGSLNYPEDLLKEVLENGTPFADRPVLLVCPTGDRSKLLASVLSKRGVKAYSLGGGLLAWRSAGLPLVRKAL
- a CDS encoding aminotransferase class V-fold PLP-dependent enzyme, whose amino-acid sequence is MEKRWAAASTKGSLMDRQSYPSLRNHPSVIHFDASAAFPLHDKVIAAVNGVMMGYVGAAGKASYDWSLRASAEVEKVRTRVADFISANPKAIHFVYSASDAARQLTDNLRAEEYDTIIYSPEDHTSVTDLLGQHALKPIHLSYNQNGAYDLNTIDSTADYSKAVIFASNIHHLYGADNDMRALRQAFPGATLVIDASQSIGRTTVNVGLLGCDALYFSSQKLGGITGAGVLFISPSSKLASIDLIEPSTLPLPAITSLGAAIDIINAVSLHHIDTKLTRLTSHFIQIAAEQVDALTFTKGSANSEYNCSGNGIVSFKVGGYSSQDIAMILGSNNINVRAADHCVNDAFVDRDVVRVSMHAYTVPDELEKLVNVLAEL
- a CDS encoding aminoglycoside phosphotransferase family protein, which translates into the protein MNIDQRVLPYLQTNAREALGVSDFTGADIEKLEGGDYNYNYRVRQDECDVVVRLNIESQSGSADHIVDEYRALEFVAPHDIAPKPLFLDNTREHFPYGLLIEEYISGGHIRFSIPAVQRAADAMSKLHMIPIENAPLQRRENPLRGQYASGMAALEQYEQRQSPDMDLLRLCRSIMAKMVKDIPKLEGLYAPSSVIHADLNPANIIDNGESVYFVDWEQSRIDDPSQDIAVFFCDALNLWASPRALTDTEKQAFLETYTEKTGDTTMPDRIPPRLLLYTLGTVLWGADRIANVDEGTIDPHLGDQNYSRYQKLADPRVLEKALETY
- a CDS encoding GNAT family N-acetyltransferase, coding for MTSNNRSVEIISYPNPCSDRLYDDVDQSEVFHFIADENKARDKAGLSDYFLDEAHDNVFEGPGEYFQRKYPGSIVRVPAIDEWYETVTTWMPPDVENWWLEQFKTNEHLDSMPQEWWRQRTRNLFIAREKDGGNKLVGSLALTLVHLDERDLVPSRRGHLDSPIFFEPRVLVVDQARRGEHIAQKLMQAALDAATMSDIYVPTAAVTTNTAAAKLFKKMKATTQPSDSEGYTYGGFGGERYNEMACWSRYDAERGQMYGRWACSGTIPSSCDACPKYANTAWWWPTHSEKLMNELGIPEAA